Proteins from a genomic interval of Quercus robur chromosome 9, dhQueRobu3.1, whole genome shotgun sequence:
- the LOC126700572 gene encoding phenylacetaldehyde oxime monooxygenase CYP71AN24-like, with protein sequence MALLPLLQQSWLELHKTPFHVLLFLVLLLSFVYIFKHFISGKPKFPPSPPKLPIIGKLHQLGKLPHRSLHGLSKKYGPIMFLDLGYAPTVVVSSADMAKEIIKTNDIIFSNWPETMAVNFLYYGSIDVAFSQYGEYWRQAKKICVLKLLSLKRVQSFQYVREEVVEESIKKIRDSCLKGASINLSEIIIATLKNIVTRCVFGQKFEDNGKSKIGELPRRVMVLLAAFSLGDFFPYLRWIDVLTGFIPSLKSTFGEIDAFLDQVVQQHMIIKVDDGLPNKNDFVDSLLKLRNSGKLDFELTHKNLKALLLDMFVGGIDSTSIALEWVMAELIRSPSIMMRTQEEIRRVVGTKSHIEVEDMNQMNYLKCTLEENMRLYPPLPLLPRETSTCVKFRGYDIPPKIRVLINVFTIQRDPKIWDRLEEFVPDRFQDNQIDFKGLDFELIPFGSGRRGCPEMSFSVVIAEYVIANLLCWFDWKLPSANAQGKDLDMTEVNALTVFKKIPLELVAIPYSP encoded by the exons ATGGCTCTTCTACCATTGCTGCAACAATCATGGCTGGAGTTACACAAAACTCCCTTTCATGTCCTCTTATTTCTTGTCTTACTCCTCTCTTTTGTTTACATTTTCAAGCATTTTATAAGTGGCAAACCAAAATTTCCACCATCCCCGCCAAAGCTGCCAATTATTGGTAAACTTCACCAACTAGGCA AACTCCCACACCGTTCCCTTCATGGCCTATCTAAGAAGTATGGCCCTATAATGTTCTTAGACTTGGGCTATGCTCCAACAGTTGTGGTGTCATCTGCAGATATGGCCAAAGAAATCATTAAGACAAATGATATTATTTTCTCAAACTGGCCAGAAACCATGGCggtcaattttttatattatggaTCCATAGATGTAGCATTCTCACAATATGGTGAGTATTGGAGACAAGCTAAGAAAATTTGTGTCCTCAAACTTTTGAGCCTCAAAAGAGTGCAATCTTTCCAATATGTAAGGGAAGAAGTAGTTGAAGAATCAATCAAAAAGATACGTGACTCATGCTTAAAAGGTGCTTCTATCAACCTAAGTGAGATAATAATTGCAACCTTGAAAAATATAGTCACAAGATGTGTATTtggacaaaaatttgaagacaATGGTAAGAGCAAGATTGGAGAGCTCCCAAGAAGGGTGATGGTGCTACTTGCAGCATTCAGTTTGGGAGATTTTTTCCCATATTTGAGATGGATTGATGTTCTTACAGGATTTATACCAAGTTTAAAATCCACTTTTGGAGAAATAGATGCTTTTCTCGATCAAGTGGTTCAACAACATATGATAATCAAAGTTGACGATGGTCTGCCTAATAAGAATGATTTTGTGGATAGTCTGCTCAAACTTCGAAATAGTGGCAAGCTTGACTTTGAGCTCACTCATAAAAATCTCAAAGCACTCCTactg GACATGTTTGTTGGTGGAATTGATTCTACTTCAATAGCTTTGGAATGGGTAATGGCAGAGCTCATAAGAAGTCCTAGTATAATGATGAGAACACAAGAAGAGATAAGAAGAGTAGTGGGTACAAAGTCACATATAGAAGTTGAAGATATGAATCAGATGAATTACTTGAAATGTACCCTTGaagaaaatatgagactgtATCCACCACTTCCTCTGTTACCTCGAGAAACATCAACATGTGTGAAATTCAGAGGTTATGATATTCCGCCCAAAATAAGAGTGTTGATCAATGTATTCACAATCCAAAGAGACCCTAAAATATGGGATAGGCTAGAAGAGTTCGTCCCAGATAGATTCCAAGACAATCAAATTGATTTCAAAGGCCTAGACTTCGAATTAATCCCATTTGGAAGTGGGAGAAGGGGGTGCCCAGAAATGTCATTTAGTGTTGTTATAGCAGAATATGTTATTGCCAACCTTTTATGCTGGTTTGATTGGAAGTTGCCTAGTGCTAATGCACAAGGGAAAGACTTGGACATGACTGAAGTTAATGCACTCACTGTGTTTAAGAAAATTCCTCTCGAGCTTGTTGCAATACCTTACTCTCCTTGA